A single region of the Brachypodium distachyon strain Bd21 chromosome 3, Brachypodium_distachyon_v3.0, whole genome shotgun sequence genome encodes:
- the LOC112271634 gene encoding uncharacterized protein LOC112271634: MSDSEFELSGDSSGTYAFEEYSREKQSYGRMLLQQHGGGIQGRGDAKAAGGGGPVAEPGRGDAKAAHGGGRQEAQAEAGRGDVKAAHGGREEAQGGSDSKVEFIDDVTSYVLRITLRGFQKEDFSLNVDGGGKLSVHSKLPAAAGPGFGKEFRLPSDSDTNPDGIGANFNNIEGVLTVTVPKGVWIENATNYILRINLEGFRKDDMTVQMDDADNKISVLAQGPMDGGPRFFKEYPLPSKAILNDIHANFEAGVLAVTAPKRPAAPTQTTIEEETRKAAKAKKHGESTHDPFDSDEEGKWIENATNYVLRIKLQGISKEDVRVQGNIKGGITVRGHFPDGGPCLFNESFLLPSTASLACMSASFGANILTVTVPKRTLPTLSPTAVEIRRPMAKPQTKGLPVDCTKQLPSKDDAE; encoded by the exons ATGTCGGATTCTGAATTCGAGCTGAGCGGCGATAGCTCCGGCACCTATGCTTTCGAGGAGTACAGCAGGGAGAAGCAGTCCTATGGCAGGATGTTATTGCAGC AGCATGGAGGAGGAATACAGGGCCGAGGAGATGCTAAGGCAGCGGGTGGCGGAGGcccagtggcggagccag GCCGAGGAGATGCTAAGGCAGCGCATGGCGGAGGAAGACAGGAAGCTCAAGCAGAAGCAGGCCGAGGAGATGTTAAGGCGGCGCATGGAGGACGagaagaagctcaaggaggcaGCGACAGCAAGGTTGAGTTCATCGACGACGTCACCAGCTACGTTCTCCGAATCACCCTCCGAGGCTTCCAAAAGGAAGACTTTAGTTTGAACGTGGACGGCGGGGGCAAGCTCAGTGTGCACTCCAAGctaccggccgccgccggcccagGCTTCGGTAAGGAATTTCGGCTGCCCTCCGACTCCGACACCAACCCTGATGGCATCGGTGCAAACTTCAACAACATCGAGGGCGTGCTGACGGTCACCGTGCCCAAGGGCGTTTGGATCGAAAATGCCACCAACTACATCCTCCGTATCAACCTTGAAGGCTTTCGGAAGGACGACATGACGGTGCAGATGGATGATGCAGACAACAAGATCTCCGTGCTCGCCCAAGGCCCGATGGACGGTGGCCCACGCTTCTTTAAAGAGTACCCGCTGCCCTCCAAGGCCATCCTCAACGACATTCACGCCAACTTCGAAGCCGGTGTGCTCGCGGTCACCGCTCCCAAACGCCCTGCCGCCCCGACGCAGACCACCATTGAGGAGGAGACTAGGAAGGCGGCCAAGGCCAAGAAACATGGAGAATCAACTCACGACCCATTTGACTCGGATGAAGAAGGAAAGTGGATCGAAAATGCCACCAACTACGTCCTCCGCATCAAGCTCCAAGGCATTTCCAAGGAAGACGTGAGGGTGCAAGGGAATATCAAGGGCGGGATCACGGTGCGTGGCCACTTCCCCGACGGAGGCCCTTGCTTATTCAACGAGTCGTTCCTGTTGCCCTCCACCGCCAGCCTCGCCTGCATGAGTGCCAGCTTCGGTGCCAACATTCTCACGGTCACTGTGCCCAAACGCACTCTCCCCACGCTGTCGCCGACCGCTGTGGAGATCAGGAGGCCCATGGCCAAGCCGCAGACAAAAGGACTGCCAGTTGACTGCACCAAACAGTTGCCCTCCAAAGACGACGCGGAGTAA